One region of Centropristis striata isolate RG_2023a ecotype Rhode Island chromosome 3, C.striata_1.0, whole genome shotgun sequence genomic DNA includes:
- the LOC131968484 gene encoding elastase-1-like, with protein sequence MLRFLVLTSLAALVLAVREPQPRFLEDNLERVVGGEVARPNSWPWQISLQYRSGSNYYHTCGGTLIERGWVMTAAHCVDSYRTRRVILGEHDLYSNSGREQVIAVSKVYIHPKWVSGSVAKGFDVALLRLSSEATLNSYVQLGSLPQTGQILPHNNLCYVTGWGLTSTGGSISAQLKQAYLPVVDHKTCTSSDWWGSTVKDTMVCGGGGAEAGCNGDSGGPLNCLVNGKYYVHGIASFVSGYGCDTPKKPTVFTRVSAYIEWMDSIMV encoded by the exons ATGCTTAGATTTCTGGTGTTGACAAGTCTCGCAGCCCTGG TGCTGGCGGTGCGGGAGCCCCAGCCCAGGTTCCTGGAGGACAACTTGGAAAGAGTTGTTGGTGGTGAGGTGGCCAGACCCAACTCCTGGCCCTGGCAG ATCTCTCTTCAGTACAGGTCTGGCAGCAACTACTACCACACATGTGGAGGAACCCTGATTGAGCGCGGCTGGGTTATGACTGCTGCTCACTGTGTGGACAG TTATAGGACAAGGCGTGTGATTCTCGGGGAACATGACCTCTACAGCAACAGCGGCAGAGAGCAGGTCATTGCTGTCAGCAAGGTCTACATCCATCCCAAATGGGTCTCCGGAAGTGTAGCTAAAGG GTTCGACGTTGCTCTGCTGCGTTTGTCCTCTGAGGCCACCCTGAATTCCTACGTCCAGCTGGGCTCTCTGCCTCAGACCGGCCAGATCCTGCCCCACAACAACCTCTGCTACGTCACCGGATGGGGACTCACTTCCA CCGGTGGCAGCATCTCCGCTCAGCTGAAGCAGGCCTACCTTCCTGTGGTCGACCACAAGACCTGCACCAGCTCCGACTGGTGGGGCAGCACTGTCAAGGACACCATGGTgtgcggtggtggtggtgcagaGGCTGGATGCAAC GGTGACTCCGGCGGCCCTCTGAACTGCCTTGTTAATGGAAAGTACTACGTCCACGGTATTGCCAGCTTCGTGTCTGGTTATGGATGCGACACACCCAAGAAGCCCACCGTCTTCACCCGCGTCTCCGCCTACATCGAATGGATGGACTCC ATCATGGTTTAA
- the LOC131968113 gene encoding elastase-1-like, with product MFAFLLFATLTATVLAELQSTYKENGTVGRVVGGSAVPHHTSWPWQASLQHYSDGSYHHFCGGIVLGSEWVMTAAHCVYSPRSVRVVLGDLILFHHSNSEQHKNVANVFIHPEWNNESISSGNDIALLRLSSKATMNSYVKAAYLPRSGEILPHNNRCYITGYGLTSTGGVMSNRMREAYLPVVDHETCTSSGWWGSTIKTTMICAGGGAQSACNGDFGGPLNCLVNGKYYVHGIASFVSGMGCNAAQKPTVFTRVSAYIEWINSVSKKKKRCKDLHVI from the exons ATGTTCGCGTTTCTGCTGTTCGCCACTCTCACAGCCACAG TGCTGGCTGAACTTCAGTCCACCTACAAGGAGAACGGCACTGTAGGAAGAGTTGTGGGAGGTTCAGCGGTGCCTCATCACACCTCCTGGCCTTGGCAG GCCTCTCTCCAGCACTACTCTGATGGTTCTTATCACCATTTCTGTGGAGGAATTGTGCTCGGGAGCGAATGGGTCATGACTGCTGCTCACTGTGTGTACAG TCCCAGATCTGTGCGAGTGGTCCTCGGCGATCTCATCCTTTTCCACCACAGCAACTCGGAGCAACACAAGAATGTCGCCAATGTATTTATCCATCCTGAATGGAACAATGAGAGCATCTCCTCTGG TAACGACATCGCCCTGTTGCGGCTGTCGTCTAAAGCCACGATGAACTCTTACGTGAAAGCGGCCTATCTGCCTCGTTCTGGCGAGATCCTGCCCCATAACAACCGCTGCTACATCACTGGATATGGACTTACTTCGA CTGGTGGAGTTATGTCAAACAGAATGAGGGAGGCCTATCTTCCTGTTGTCGACCACGAGACCTGCACCAGCTCCGGCTGGTGGGGTAGCACCATCAAGACCACCATGATCTGTGCTGGAGGAGGCGCTCAGTCAGCATGCAAC GGTGACTTTGGCGGCCCTCTGAACTGTCTTGTTAATGGAAAGTACTACGTCCACGGTATTGCCAGCTTTGTGTCTGGTATGGGATGCAACGCAGCCCAGAAACCCACCGTGTTCACCCGCGTCTCAGCCTACATTGAATGGATCAACTcggtcagtaaaaaaaaaaaaagatgcaaagatTTGCATGTTATATAA
- the LOC131968483 gene encoding elastase-1-like isoform X1 has translation MLKFLVFTSLAALVLAELTPEPRFLEDDSVEERVVGGEVARPNSWPWQISLQFKSGSNFHHTCGGTLIRRGWVMTAAHCVDRSRTWRVVLGDHNINSHEGSEQYMSVSRVHIHPRWNSNNVAGGWDIALLRLSTEASLNNKVQLGALPPSGQVLPHNNPCYITGWGRTQTGGQLSSQLKQAYLPVVDHKTCSSYGWWGSTVKASMVCAGGGSDSGCQGDSGGPLNCSVNGKWVVHGVTSFVSSSGCNAYRKPTVFTRSSDYISWMNSIMG, from the exons ATGCTCAAGTTTCTTGTGTTTACCTCTCTCGCAGCCCTCG TGCTGGCTGAGCTGACGCCCGAGCCCAGATTCCTGGAGGATGACAGTGTTGAGGAGAGAGTTGTTGGAGGCGAGGTGGCCAGACCCAACTCTTGGCCCTGGCAG ATCTCTCTTCAGTTCAAATCTGGCAGCAACTTCCACCACACCTGCGGAGGAACCCTGATCAGGAGAGGATGGGTCATGACCGCTGCTCACTGCGTGGACAG GTCCAGGACTTGGCGTGTTGTTCTTGGAGACCACAACATCAACTCCCACGAAGGCAGCGAGCAGTACATGAGCGTGAGCCGCGTCCACATCCACCCCAGATGGAACTCCAACAATGTTGCTGGAGG GTGGGACATCGCTCTCCTGCGTCTGTCCACTGAAGCATCTCTCAACAACAAGGTCCAGCTCGGCGCTCTGCCCCCTAGTGGTCAGGTCCTGCCCCACAACAACCCCTGCTACATCACCGGATGGGGTCGCACCCAGA CTGGAGGTCAGCTGTCTAGCCAGCTGAAGCAGGCCTACCTGCCCGTTGTCGACCACAAGACCTGCTCCAGCTACGGATGGTGGGGCAGCACCGTGAAGGCCTCCATGGTCTGTGCTGGTGGTGGATCCGACTCTGGTTGCCAG GGAGACTCCGGTGGCCCCCTGAACTGCAGTGTCAACGGCAAATGGGTGGTCCACGGTGTGACCAGCTTTGTGTCTTCCTCCGGCTGCAACGCCTACAGAAAGCCCACCGTCTTCACCCGTTCCTCTGACTACATCAGCTGGATGAACAGC ATCATGGgttga
- the LOC131968483 gene encoding elastase-1-like isoform X2, with protein sequence MPPVSLLCSVLAELTPEPRFLEDDSVEERVVGGEVARPNSWPWQISLQFKSGSNFHHTCGGTLIRRGWVMTAAHCVDRSRTWRVVLGDHNINSHEGSEQYMSVSRVHIHPRWNSNNVAGGWDIALLRLSTEASLNNKVQLGALPPSGQVLPHNNPCYITGWGRTQTGGQLSSQLKQAYLPVVDHKTCSSYGWWGSTVKASMVCAGGGSDSGCQGDSGGPLNCSVNGKWVVHGVTSFVSSSGCNAYRKPTVFTRSSDYISWMNSIMG encoded by the exons ATGCCTCCCGTGTCTCTGCTTTGCTCAGTGCTGGCTGAGCTGACGCCCGAGCCCAGATTCCTGGAGGATGACAGTGTTGAGGAGAGAGTTGTTGGAGGCGAGGTGGCCAGACCCAACTCTTGGCCCTGGCAG ATCTCTCTTCAGTTCAAATCTGGCAGCAACTTCCACCACACCTGCGGAGGAACCCTGATCAGGAGAGGATGGGTCATGACCGCTGCTCACTGCGTGGACAG GTCCAGGACTTGGCGTGTTGTTCTTGGAGACCACAACATCAACTCCCACGAAGGCAGCGAGCAGTACATGAGCGTGAGCCGCGTCCACATCCACCCCAGATGGAACTCCAACAATGTTGCTGGAGG GTGGGACATCGCTCTCCTGCGTCTGTCCACTGAAGCATCTCTCAACAACAAGGTCCAGCTCGGCGCTCTGCCCCCTAGTGGTCAGGTCCTGCCCCACAACAACCCCTGCTACATCACCGGATGGGGTCGCACCCAGA CTGGAGGTCAGCTGTCTAGCCAGCTGAAGCAGGCCTACCTGCCCGTTGTCGACCACAAGACCTGCTCCAGCTACGGATGGTGGGGCAGCACCGTGAAGGCCTCCATGGTCTGTGCTGGTGGTGGATCCGACTCTGGTTGCCAG GGAGACTCCGGTGGCCCCCTGAACTGCAGTGTCAACGGCAAATGGGTGGTCCACGGTGTGACCAGCTTTGTGTCTTCCTCCGGCTGCAACGCCTACAGAAAGCCCACCGTCTTCACCCGTTCCTCTGACTACATCAGCTGGATGAACAGC ATCATGGgttga